The genome window GCGGGGCCACCAATAGTTAACTACGGGAGCTATAAGAGTTGCTCCTGCTAGCCTGTTTTGATCACATATACATATAGAAATTTGCAATTGGGAATTTCAAGTAAACTCAAATTAGTAGTGTGTTAGATACGATTAcatatagagtaaaatgccatttttgtccctgaattttggccagttttgcgactttcgtccaaaggtttgtttttctgcatctggaaatcttgccattttcatccggctcgttaagtccatccatttttctccgttaagtcaggggtatttctgtcttttttgctaacttgGCAATTCGCTCTTTTTCACTTTGTGTAAAAATACCAAATACCcttgaaaaagaccaaattgccctttaagttaacaaaaagacggaaatacccctgacttaacgaagaaaaatgaatggagttaacgagtcggatgaaaatcgcaaggttttaacctttttggatccagatgcgtaaaaacaaacctttggacgaaagttgcaaacCTGGCCAAACCTCAAAGacgaaatggcattttactcttacaTAAATTATACAACTTTAAGAAGAAAAAAGATGCAAAGAACGGATACCAAAGATCCAAACTAATAATACTATAAAAAAGAAACATTAATGATACATTAGAATGCTAACTTACACACATACCTGTGAGGAATGTACTTCAAATAAGACCAAACCACTTGCCCGCCCATAGAAAACCCGACCACATAAAATTTGGACCCAAGTTCCAGTTGATCCGCAAGCTCTTCTGTATCTAAAGCCAAACTCTTTAACGTCCGTTTAGGATCCGGATCACTCTCTCCATAACCCGGTCGATCAAATGAAACAATATATATCCCCAACTCTTCAATTAAAGCCTGCAAAAGTCAACCAAGTATTTACTATTTAGTCAACTTTACACCGAAACTAATAAATTATCAACACGACACAGAAGAAAAAACCATACGCGAGACGCTGACGTGGCAATGACAGTGTAATGCTTGACAGAGTCGAACCCATGGGCATAAATTATTTTGTACTTTGCTGATTCTTTTGGGACACCGTATTCTTTATAGGATAAATATCTTCCGTCACGAAGCTTGATTCTTGGTGTTGTGATGGGAAGCCCGTCTGGAGGCCCGACTTTGTTGGGGGCGGGTGGACAAGCTGCTTGATAAGCCCATGCTAAAAACCCGGTGAAGAACACCAGTAGAAAGAAAAtccctgaaatgtttcaagtacAACAGGTTGCAAACAAAATCAAGATGTGTGACTATAGGGAGTGTTTGGATGTGAATTATGATACCAAACTGAAtaggatgagcatttggtactgggtaccggtaccgaatttcccgtaccgaattttttcggtaccagtacccactttttggcattttcggtatcggtactttcggtaccggtacccagttttAGCGAATTTGGTattggtattttcggtaccggtaccacgCTCATCCACACTTCAAAGTTCAAACTAATAAGTTAAACTTACATCCAAACACTAGAAAACTGGAGAGAAATTTATACAAAATTTTGGACTTTTACAATACATAAATTCCTAATAATAAGTGTTATAAAATCATTCTTGACATTCCAACATTCAATGTCAATAAATTATATATAAGATTTAAGATACTACTCACATAACTAaatccaaaaccctaaatcaAGCTGCACATTTAACAACAACCCCTTTGACCAAAAAAGGTCAAGATCAAATCTTTTTTAGGTTTGACTGAATACCCTAAAATCTTAACTCAAATTCAACCAAAACCCATATCACAGAAATTCGCATTTCCTAAATTTCTACAGACATATGTTATGATCAAgaacacaaaccctagaagcaaagTCAGAATGAAATCAACAAGGAATGGATTGAAATTGATGGGGAAATTGATGCAAACCTGAAGAGAAAGTAGAAGAAGATTTGGGTTTGGAATGTCTGGTGTGGGACCTAGCCGATGCTGCTGAAATcttcttctttacttcagcagccattgttattgttgttggttcaggaagaagatgaaggatgtGAAGATGGGTTGATTAAGTTGGTAGAGTTTTGGGTCAAACTCATGCCAAATCACAAACGTAGCAGAAGAACACTTGGAAAATGACTCACGGTTTGACACAAAAGTCATATATGATGACAAAATAAAGCAACATTTCATtataatttttaacttttttttttactagTGCGAGTGTGTGACCAATGTTTTTAGCACCGGATCGGACGTTGATCCGGTTTGGTCACTCGTCACTGGTCCGACCGGTTCAACCGGATGTAAGAACCGGTAGGTGTCAtaaaatcaatgttttaaaaaccggtttttaagtcATACCGGGTTGGACtctaaaatggttcaaccggttgaaccgggttgtatCGGGCGGTTGAACCGGGTTAGTAGTTAACCCTATAAATATCATAAAATACAAATTCATCTCAAAAAAACAATCAAATCTCAACTTGGATTTATGTAACTTatcatagttttatctaaaaacaactatttttattgtaaactattaagcattttaagaatatttttattagttataaacaatattgcattgtacAGGTGAGTAACACTTTTAACAACGATGAAATATTggaatcaatgttttaaaaaccggtttttaagtcATACCGGGTTGGACtctaaaatggttcaaccggttgaaccgggttgtatCGGGCGGTTGAACCGGGTTAGTAGTTAACCCTATAAATATCATAAAATACAAATTCATCTCAAAAAAACAATCAAATCTCAACTTGGATTTATGTAACTTatcatagttttatctaaaaacaactatttttattgtaaactattaagcattttaagaatatttttattagttataaacaatattgcattgtacAGGTGAGTAACACTTTTAACAACGATGAAATATTggaatcaatgttttaaaaaccggtttttaagtcATACCGGGTTGGACtctaaaatggttcaaccggttgaaccgggttgtatCGGGCGGTTGAACCGGGTTAGTAGTTAACCCTATAAATATCATAAAATACAAATTCATctaaaaaaaaacaatcaaatctCAACTTGGATTTATGTAACTTatcatagttttatctaaaaacaactatttttattgtaaactattaagcattttaagaatatttttattagttataaacaatattgcattgtacAGGTGAGTAACACTTTTAACAAAGATGAAATATTGGAATAAAAGACACTAGATTAATTACCGGAAATATGGAAGAACAATATTACCTTAACAtcgtattttattaaaattaagaaaTCACATCTTAAGAAAATGCAAACCGGTTCAACGGTTTGAACCGGTAGAACCGGATTTACCGCCGGTACATAAGACATACCGTATTCAGGTTTTACCGGCCTTATCGTACCGGACTCATACCCGATATCCGgtttaaccggtataaccggtcggttcataccggtatttaaaacattgattGGAATAAAAGACACTAGATTAATTACCGGAAATATGGAAGAACAATATTACCTTAacgggttgagatcctgtacaaacagtgctaattataagaaccgtaagaacagatctgaaccattgttaatttaaatcaagggttgatattgattataaataaaactcttataattaaaaattactactaacaaattaggggtaattttgtaaaattgctagtcatttgaccattttctattaaatacaaattccaccaaggttttttaaactaaaataacttttatatacttcattattttttttaaaaatatataccataaaatcaagtatttttttatctttaatatgagtaccatattgctatacctttttgtatttataaaagtgttttttaaaaaaagttaacaaaaggtgttttatatttgtgctaataaggtgctgattatgtgttaattacaaaataatacaaacaaacaccaaaagtagatataatcagcacatctggtgtgctgataatggagaacgattgaagatgttgtgctaatgtcgtttatgttgataatggagaacgattcgaggacgatgtgctgataatgaagaacgattaatgatgttgtgctaattatatagtgttgtgctgattatatttttagtaattatttttaattagttataaataaatatggtcaaaaagtctaaattacccctaaactaattttttattgatggacacttgtcaattatgtattggttcttatggttcttacaaacttaagtgtttgtatttgatcccattccttACCTTAACAtcgtattttattaaaattaagaaaTCACATCTTAAGAAAATGCAAACCGGTTCAACGGTTTGAACCGGTAGAACCGGATTTACCGCCGGTACATAAGACATACCGTATTCAGGTTTTACCGGCCTTATCGTACCGGACTCATACCCGATATCCGgtttaaccggtataaccggtcggttcataccggtatttaaaacattgcATAAAATCAATAGGgtgaaatttgaaaaaaaaaaatccgatTCAATCCCTTAATAACCAGGTTCAACCGGCTGATTTTTCGGTCTGACCGTCGGTTCAACCCCGGTTCGATGTAAATCCGCTCCAATATACTGAACTGAACCGGTCAGACCTCTGGTTCCCGGTTCAACCGGTCTGATTCGGTTTTCAAAACATTGTGTGGGACTTCCAAGTTATGATGGTTGTATTTTTTAAATACCTTTAAAGACGAGTGAGGTATTTCTAGGTAACCACTACaagaaatttatatattatttaagAAGTATAAGATTAATGGCACAAAGTAGAACAAGATAATATACAATCTTCTAAATCCAGAAAAGGTGCGGATTCAGGAAATAATTTTTGTGATAAAGGTTTAACCAAATTTTTAAAAGGTGTGATCGAGATTTTACCCTATAAAATACACTTTTTTTTTCAAGATGTGCATCCGCTCACCCAGTCCTTTACCTAAGTTTGCCCTAGGCACAAAGACACAATGGatcataaaatataataaaatgtaAAGAAATATAACACGATGCCAATGAAAAAGACACAGTGACGAAAAACACACAATAGCaaataaaaagacacaatgatctaAACAAAAATTCTTAAATTTACAAGCTAAAAATCTAAAAGAGAAAACCTAAAATCTAAGATCGTAGAGTTTGACAAGACGGTTTTAGTGCCGATAAAATGAGTTCAGTCGGATATTTAACGCATAAGAGCTTTCGTACTTCATTTAGTGTATGAAATGTATACACTTGTTGGTCCACGTTTTACTTTTGTTTGAATGACGAACTCGTTGACTGTCATTTAACAAGGACCCCGTTGTAACCCAAAAACATACTCTccatctatttatttattttttgtattattattactattttttttgaacAGCTAACCTCTAGATGCCTAGGTCCTAGAGAATGCAAGAATTATTCTCATCCAGGTAAGGGACCGGAATCAAACCTGTGATCACCTGGGTAGAGAACCTCACAGGGTGAGTAAACCCTCCCACCTCCACCACTGGGCTATATATTGTCCATCTATTTAGTTGATTCACGTAACACAAACTTTGAGCTTGAAGATATTAGATATCCTCACTAAAACTctctttaaaacaataacatatGTGTTTATAACAAGTTAGGCATGAGTCACATC of Helianthus annuus cultivar XRQ/B chromosome 1, HanXRQr2.0-SUNRISE, whole genome shotgun sequence contains these proteins:
- the LOC110882991 gene encoding uncharacterized protein LOC110882991 isoform X4; its protein translation is MAAEVKKKISAASARSHTRHSKPKSSSTFSSGIFFLLVFFTGFLAWAYQAACPPAPNKVGPPDGLPITTPRIKLRDGRYLSYKEYGVPKESAKYKIIYAHGFDSVKHYTVIATSASRALIEELGIYIVSFDRPGYGESDPDPKRTLKSLALDTEELADQLELGSKFYVVGFSMGGQVVWSYLKYIPHRLAGATLIAPVVNYWWPRLPSNLSQQAFSKQFLRDQWSLRVAHHSPSLTYWWNTQKWFPSLTVIAHSPDILSRQDRELKPIFTAGRAGVEEQVRQQGEYESIHRDLNIGFGTWEFDPTEIENPFPENKGSVHIWQGDEDILVPVTLQRYIAQQLPWIKYHELTGAGHMFPYAEGNSDAILKALLLGQS